From a region of the Thermodesulfovibrio thiophilus DSM 17215 genome:
- the folP gene encoding dihydropteroate synthase — protein sequence MGIVNVTPDSFSDGGKYFSLQKAVDHALRLVEEGADIIDIGGESTRPGAEPVSIDEELNRVIPVIESICKKVSIPISIDTYKAIVAEEAIKAGATIINDISGLRFDSAMPEIVNRYKVPVIIMHINGTPRNMQQKPCYEALIPEIIEYLRYSIIIAKQAGVDENMIIVDPGIGFGKLPEHNLEIIKNLRVFSNLGKPILIGVSKKSFIGRILNERSPEKRVEGTASAVAISVLNGANIVRVHDVEFMTKVVKMADAIKFGII from the coding sequence ATGGGCATTGTCAATGTAACTCCTGATTCTTTCTCCGATGGTGGTAAATATTTTAGTTTGCAGAAAGCTGTTGACCATGCACTTCGTCTAGTTGAGGAAGGTGCTGATATCATTGATATCGGAGGAGAGTCAACCCGTCCAGGTGCAGAACCAGTAAGTATTGATGAAGAATTAAACAGGGTTATTCCTGTAATTGAAAGCATCTGTAAGAAAGTTTCTATTCCTATTTCCATTGATACTTACAAAGCCATTGTTGCAGAAGAGGCAATTAAAGCTGGTGCAACAATTATCAATGATATAAGTGGCCTTAGATTTGATTCAGCAATGCCTGAAATTGTCAACAGATACAAGGTTCCAGTTATTATTATGCACATAAATGGAACTCCTCGAAATATGCAACAAAAACCTTGCTATGAAGCTCTTATACCGGAAATTATTGAGTACTTGAGATATTCTATAATTATTGCAAAGCAGGCAGGTGTAGATGAAAACATGATAATTGTTGATCCAGGTATTGGATTTGGTAAGTTACCAGAGCACAATCTTGAGATAATAAAAAATCTCAGAGTATTTTCCAATTTAGGTAAGCCAATCCTTATTGGAGTATCAAAAAAGAGTTTTATTGGAAGAATTTTAAATGAAAGATCACCTGAAAAGAGAGTTGAAGGAACAGCTTCAGCTGTTGCAATATCAGTACTTAATGGAGCCAACATCGTAAGGGTTCATGATGTTGAATTTATGACAAAAGTTGTAAAAATGGCTGATGCTATTAAATTTGGTATAATTTAA
- the ftsH gene encoding ATP-dependent zinc metalloprotease FtsH, giving the protein MNGQAKGSLKTFLIWLVIGVSIIALFNILSVPKKNEKEIIFSEFLIKVQSEQVDEVLIKDNAITGKLKDGSEFKTYYINYPELVKELSSHGVKISVKPPDQTPWYINFLISWGPVIFLVFLWVLFMKQMQAGSSRAMSFGKARAKMISNKTVKVTFSDVAGIEEVKEEVKEIVDFLTNPQKYIKLGAKIPKGILLVGSPGTGKTLLAKAIAGEAGVPFFSISGSDFVEMFVGVGASRVRDLFDQAKKNSPCIVFIDEIDAVGRQRGAGVGGGHDEREQTLNQLLVEMDGFESNEGIIVLAATNRPDVLDPALLRPGRFDRQIVVPLPDVKGRVEILKVHTKKILLDSDVDLEKIARGTPGFSGADLANLVNEAALIAARRNSDTVHMADFESAKDKVLMGVERKSMVLSDEERRITAYHEAGHALVAKLTPSTDPIHKVSIIPRGRALGVTQQLPLDDRYTYSKDYLYGTLKVLLGGRVAEEIALNTMTTGAGNDLERATELARKMVTEWGMSDRMGPLTFGKREEHVFLGREIAKHRDYSDKTAEEIDEETKRIVTEAYSQTRELLSNNELILDAIAKALLERETLEAPEIDEIISEFKKAA; this is encoded by the coding sequence ATGAATGGACAGGCAAAGGGTTCTTTAAAAACATTTTTAATATGGTTAGTAATTGGTGTATCAATAATTGCTCTTTTTAATATTTTAAGTGTTCCTAAAAAAAATGAAAAGGAGATAATATTTTCTGAATTTCTCATTAAAGTTCAGAGTGAACAGGTAGATGAAGTATTAATAAAGGACAATGCAATAACAGGTAAACTTAAGGATGGTTCAGAGTTTAAAACTTATTACATAAACTATCCAGAGCTTGTAAAAGAGCTTTCTTCTCATGGCGTTAAAATTTCTGTAAAACCGCCTGATCAGACACCATGGTATATTAATTTTCTTATATCATGGGGTCCTGTAATTTTCCTGGTATTTCTGTGGGTTTTATTCATGAAACAGATGCAGGCTGGAAGTAGCCGTGCCATGTCATTTGGTAAGGCAAGAGCAAAGATGATTTCAAATAAAACAGTAAAAGTAACATTTTCAGATGTTGCAGGTATTGAGGAAGTAAAGGAAGAGGTTAAGGAAATTGTTGATTTTCTTACAAATCCACAAAAATATATAAAACTTGGAGCAAAAATTCCTAAAGGTATTCTTCTTGTTGGTTCTCCGGGTACAGGTAAAACGCTTCTTGCAAAAGCAATTGCAGGTGAAGCAGGAGTGCCTTTTTTTTCAATATCTGGTTCAGATTTTGTTGAAATGTTTGTTGGTGTTGGAGCAAGCAGAGTTCGTGACCTTTTTGATCAAGCAAAGAAAAACTCTCCATGTATTGTATTTATTGATGAAATAGACGCTGTTGGAAGACAGCGCGGAGCAGGAGTTGGTGGAGGCCATGATGAAAGGGAACAGACTCTTAATCAACTTCTTGTTGAGATGGATGGATTTGAGAGCAATGAAGGAATTATTGTACTTGCAGCAACTAACAGACCTGATGTTTTAGATCCTGCCTTATTGAGACCTGGAAGGTTTGATCGCCAGATTGTTGTTCCTCTGCCAGATGTAAAGGGCAGGGTTGAAATACTCAAAGTTCATACAAAAAAGATTCTTCTTGACAGCGATGTTGATCTTGAAAAAATTGCAAGAGGAACGCCGGGATTTTCAGGAGCAGATCTGGCAAATCTGGTAAATGAAGCAGCTTTGATAGCTGCTAGAAGAAACAGTGATACTGTTCATATGGCGGATTTTGAATCAGCAAAGGATAAAGTTTTGATGGGCGTTGAAAGGAAAAGCATGGTTTTAAGTGATGAAGAAAGAAGAATTACAGCTTATCATGAAGCCGGACATGCTCTTGTAGCAAAACTTACACCCTCTACTGATCCAATACATAAAGTAAGTATAATTCCAAGAGGACGAGCTCTTGGAGTAACTCAGCAACTTCCCCTTGATGACCGTTATACATATTCAAAAGATTATCTCTATGGTACGCTAAAGGTTCTTCTTGGAGGAAGAGTTGCAGAGGAGATTGCCTTAAATACAATGACAACAGGAGCTGGTAATGACCTTGAAAGAGCTACAGAACTAGCAAGAAAAATGGTTACTGAATGGGGAATGAGTGATAGAATGGGGCCTCTTACATTTGGTAAAAGGGAAGAACATGTATTTCTTGGAAGAGAAATTGCAAAACATAGAGACTACTCTGACAAAACAGCAGAAGAGATTGATGAAGAAACTAAGAGAATTGTGACTGAAGCTTATAGTCAGACAAGAGAACTACTTTCAAATAATGAACTCATTCTTGATGCAATTGCAAAAGCTTTACTTGAAAGAGAAACCCTTGAAGCTCCAGAAATAGACGAGATTATTTCAGAGTTCAAAAAAGCTGCATGA
- a CDS encoding flavin reductase family protein, producing the protein MKQSFYRLLHPKIVFFLTSAGRDGRDNVMSCAWSTPVSEEPPKVIVAVSKEHYTAELILETGEFAINIPTKDLIKAIWICGTKSGREIDKFKEAKLKKLKATKISAPLIEGCAGFIECKLTQVIDAGECYAFLADVIVSSADERYFSKGVWLPNSIPMHLGGRKIVYFGD; encoded by the coding sequence ATGAAACAAAGTTTTTACAGGCTTTTGCATCCAAAAATTGTCTTTTTCCTTACATCAGCAGGAAGGGATGGAAGAGACAATGTCATGTCATGTGCATGGTCCACTCCGGTATCTGAAGAGCCTCCTAAAGTAATTGTGGCAGTTTCAAAAGAACACTATACCGCAGAGTTAATTCTTGAAACCGGCGAATTCGCCATTAATATTCCCACAAAAGATTTGATTAAAGCTATATGGATATGCGGAACAAAGTCAGGCAGAGAAATTGATAAGTTCAAGGAAGCAAAACTTAAAAAGCTTAAAGCAACTAAAATCTCTGCACCTTTAATAGAGGGTTGCGCAGGATTTATTGAATGCAAGCTAACTCAGGTTATAGATGCTGGAGAGTGCTATGCTTTCCTGGCTGATGTAATTGTATCATCGGCTGATGAAAGATATTTCTCAAAAGGAGTATGGCTTCCAAACAGTATTCCAATGCATCTTGGAGGAAGAAAAATTGTTTATTTTGGAGATTAA
- a CDS encoding surface carbohydrate biosynthesis protein: MATDKIFKILYLPVQIKKRAFISKLLLGYLSLQYGYSFVIGKRTSVKKIALDGPDGIYLEKDFFGKKSEYFQKFHDRNIKFYALDDEGLVFHDDNEYINRRVDYESLKYMNKIFAWGQRHVKILKDFLGPKDEEKVILAGNPRIDLLSRIGEYTYTKEIELIKRKYNKFILFNSFFALANGIRPIESQIKRLKKMKTNISEEMLQYWFNFYLYQKKLYDLIKEALLTVAEDHSLNLVIRPHPNERVSTWKKTFKNFQNVKITKEYDVFPWIYCADIVIHNSSTTGLEAYLLDKNVIAYKPVSSDEFDLELPNSVSVVVNNVNTLKETIDKMRSNTYHEDIKDIEIKKQIINYHVYRGKKLSSEIILDEFNKNFFYEQTPIFKKSYFDLTINIFFKFLYFINKFVTLNLKNPRLIDEFPPTNKREVKHYLNCIDQYFGFKFKIKIIQLASSCFLVKKIDNT; this comes from the coding sequence ATGGCTACAGATAAAATATTTAAAATATTATATTTACCAGTGCAAATCAAAAAACGTGCTTTCATATCAAAGTTACTTTTAGGATATTTATCTTTACAGTACGGCTACAGTTTTGTTATAGGAAAAAGGACTTCAGTCAAAAAAATAGCATTAGACGGACCTGATGGAATATATCTGGAAAAGGATTTTTTTGGGAAAAAAAGTGAATATTTCCAGAAATTTCATGATAGAAATATAAAATTTTATGCTTTAGATGATGAGGGTTTAGTATTTCATGATGATAATGAATACATAAACAGAAGAGTTGACTACGAGAGTTTAAAATATATGAATAAGATTTTTGCCTGGGGACAAAGACATGTAAAAATCTTAAAAGATTTTTTAGGACCAAAAGATGAAGAGAAAGTTATATTAGCTGGAAATCCACGTATCGATCTTCTAAGCAGGATCGGAGAATATACATATACAAAAGAAATTGAGTTAATAAAAAGAAAATACAATAAGTTTATTCTTTTCAACTCGTTTTTTGCCCTCGCAAATGGCATAAGACCAATAGAGTCACAAATAAAACGATTAAAAAAAATGAAAACTAACATATCTGAAGAAATGCTTCAATATTGGTTCAATTTTTATCTATATCAAAAAAAATTATACGATTTAATTAAAGAAGCGTTACTTACAGTAGCAGAAGATCATTCGTTAAATTTAGTTATAAGACCACATCCAAACGAAAGAGTTAGCACATGGAAGAAAACATTTAAAAACTTTCAAAATGTAAAAATAACAAAAGAATATGATGTCTTTCCATGGATTTATTGCGCGGATATTGTTATTCATAATAGCAGCACAACAGGGTTAGAAGCATATTTACTGGATAAAAATGTTATTGCATATAAACCAGTAAGCTCTGATGAATTTGACTTAGAACTTCCTAATTCAGTAAGCGTTGTGGTAAACAATGTTAACACATTAAAAGAGACCATAGATAAAATGCGATCTAATACATATCATGAAGATATTAAAGACATTGAAATAAAAAAACAAATTATTAATTATCATGTCTATCGTGGGAAAAAATTATCTTCAGAAATTATATTAGATGAATTTAATAAAAATTTTTTTTATGAACAAACTCCTATTTTTAAAAAAAGCTATTTTGATTTAACTATTAATATTTTCTTTAAATTTTTATATTTTATAAATAAATTTGTAACTCTTAACTTAAAAAATCCTCGATTAATCGATGAGTTTCCTCCAACAAATAAAAGAGAGGTCAAGCATTATTTAAATTGTATAGATCAATATTTTGGATTTAAGTTTAAAATCAAAATAATACAATTGGCATCAAGCTGTTTTTTAGTCAAAAAAATTGACAATACTTAA
- a CDS encoding acylneuraminate cytidylyltransferase yields MEIVIKKVGVIPLRKGSKSIKNKNRKKLLGRPLFAWVLWEALKSKLDEVYIFTDDKNIIEYVKNEYKYNQKCRVIERSAESATDEASTELALKEYAQKINNNYDILCLLQATSPLTTTEDINKVLHKILNDNLDSALTVVEFKRFIWSKDGYPLNYDYNNRPRRQEFEGLLVENGAIYATTKEQFEKTGIRIGGNIGIIKMPEDTFTELDEKRDWIIVEKLLENRLRMNKKLSDRIKAIFLDLDGVFTPGTVFFGAAGELSKEFNIRDGMGLEILRESSDVEIFVITSENSEIVSSRMKKLKIENYYPGIKDKYAKVEEILTDKNIKKSETAYIGDDINDLANLLSAGWSFCPSDAMKEVKQVVDLVLEAKGGKEAIREAVDFIIKYNQRGE; encoded by the coding sequence TTGGAGATAGTCATAAAAAAAGTAGGAGTTATACCTTTAAGAAAGGGTTCAAAATCCATTAAAAATAAAAACAGAAAAAAATTGTTAGGAAGGCCACTGTTTGCATGGGTATTATGGGAAGCTTTGAAAAGCAAACTTGATGAAGTCTACATTTTTACTGATGATAAAAATATTATAGAATATGTGAAAAATGAATATAAATATAACCAAAAATGTAGGGTTATTGAACGAAGCGCTGAAAGTGCCACAGATGAAGCAAGTACAGAATTAGCATTAAAAGAGTATGCTCAAAAGATAAATAACAATTATGATATTCTCTGCCTTTTGCAGGCAACATCACCTCTTACTACGACTGAAGACATCAATAAAGTTCTACATAAAATACTCAATGATAATTTAGATTCTGCCTTAACAGTTGTTGAATTTAAAAGATTTATCTGGAGCAAAGATGGTTATCCTTTAAACTATGATTATAACAATAGACCCCGAAGACAGGAATTTGAAGGACTTCTGGTAGAAAATGGAGCTATATATGCCACTACTAAAGAACAATTTGAAAAAACAGGTATTAGAATAGGAGGTAATATTGGAATTATAAAAATGCCAGAAGACACATTTACAGAACTTGATGAAAAAAGAGACTGGATCATAGTTGAGAAGTTATTAGAAAATCGTTTAAGAATGAATAAAAAATTATCAGACAGAATAAAAGCTATTTTTTTAGATTTAGATGGAGTTTTTACTCCTGGAACAGTGTTTTTCGGTGCCGCGGGAGAATTATCAAAGGAATTTAACATACGAGACGGTATGGGTTTGGAAATATTAAGAGAGTCGTCTGATGTGGAAATATTTGTTATAACATCTGAAAACTCAGAGATAGTTTCCAGTAGAATGAAAAAATTGAAAATTGAAAACTATTACCCAGGCATTAAAGATAAATATGCCAAGGTTGAAGAGATTTTGACAGATAAAAATATTAAAAAATCTGAAACAGCTTATATAGGAGATGATATTAATGATCTAGCAAATTTATTGTCAGCAGGCTGGTCTTTTTGTCCATCTGATGCAATGAAAGAAGTAAAACAGGTGGTGGATTTAGTCCTTGAAGCAAAAGGAGGAAAAGAAGCTATCAGAGAAGCAGTTGATTTTATAATAAAATATAACCAAAGAGGAGAATAA